From the genome of Chlorogloeopsis sp. ULAP01, one region includes:
- a CDS encoding acetamidase/formamidase family protein: MVQHILKATKETVHLGGFSHLLESVLTVDSGDTVEVETYTGYYIHDKAPPEFLTPEFLDICQNLSPERKIAEGPHLLTGPIYVRGAEPGDVLEVKLEAIKPSLPIGFNAIRTGWGALPHQFPQAALRFISLDLEKNIAEFPKNSSIKIPLKPFFGILGVATPEIQRSSIPPGCYGGNIDNRELQAGSRVFLPVFVPGALFSIGDGHSAQGDGEVNVTAIETSMNGIIKLNLRKDLQLTTPIAETSTDIITMGFSQTLDEAFELALTNMIDFLVKFVRLSPEDAYVLCSLAVNFRITQVVNNPQKGVHGMLPKSILPEDLQLL, translated from the coding sequence ATGGTTCAACATATTCTCAAAGCTACAAAAGAAACTGTGCATCTAGGTGGTTTCTCGCATTTGCTAGAATCAGTATTAACAGTTGACTCTGGTGATACAGTGGAGGTAGAAACTTACACTGGTTACTATATCCACGACAAAGCTCCTCCAGAGTTTCTCACGCCAGAATTTTTAGATATCTGCCAAAATCTGTCACCAGAACGTAAGATAGCAGAGGGGCCACATTTGCTAACAGGGCCAATTTATGTGCGGGGAGCAGAACCTGGAGATGTTTTGGAAGTAAAATTAGAAGCAATTAAACCAAGCTTACCCATTGGTTTCAATGCTATTCGTACTGGTTGGGGAGCCTTACCACACCAATTTCCACAAGCGGCTTTGAGATTTATTTCTCTTGACTTGGAAAAAAATATTGCTGAGTTTCCCAAAAACAGCAGTATTAAAATTCCTCTGAAACCTTTTTTTGGCATACTTGGGGTGGCAACTCCAGAGATACAACGTTCTTCAATTCCTCCTGGTTGCTATGGCGGCAATATCGACAACCGTGAATTACAAGCAGGTTCAAGAGTATTCTTACCTGTTTTCGTCCCCGGTGCTTTATTTTCTATAGGTGATGGGCATTCAGCACAGGGAGATGGCGAAGTAAATGTTACTGCTATTGAAACTTCTATGAACGGTATTATCAAACTAAATCTTCGTAAGGATTTGCAGTTGACAACGCCTATAGCTGAAACTTCCACTGACATAATCACAATGGGTTTCAGTCAAACTCTGGATGAAGCTTTTGAATTAGCTTTAACAAATATGATTGATTTTTTGGTAAAGTTTGTCCGACTATCACCAGAAGATGCTTATGTGTTGTGTAGCCTAGCAGTAAATTTTCGTATTACTCAAGTTGTTAATAATCCACAAAAAGGTGTACACGGAATGTTACCCAAGTCTATTTTACCTGAAGATTTACAGTTATTGTAA
- a CDS encoding sulfite exporter TauE/SafE family protein: MTTWLLLILSGLLSGVLAGFLGIGGGTILVPLQIALGYPPVQAVATSSLAIAITAISGTVQNWRMGYINARRVILLGLPALLTAQLGVYLANIFPPKIILIAFGLLLLLNIYLVELRKRLSRKNVQNQPQKLNPVIARILTGGSAGILAGLFGVGGGVIMVPLQILLLAEPIKVAIQTSLGVIVITAISATIGHAISENILFLEGLILGLGGLVGVQISTRFLPKLSDQFVSFAFRFLLAVLSVYIFWQAWQI, translated from the coding sequence ATGACTACTTGGTTGCTTTTAATTTTGAGTGGATTACTTTCTGGTGTTCTTGCTGGATTCCTTGGAATTGGCGGCGGTACAATTTTAGTACCTTTGCAAATTGCATTAGGGTATCCACCTGTACAAGCTGTTGCAACTAGTAGTTTGGCGATCGCAATTACAGCTATTTCTGGCACTGTACAAAATTGGCGAATGGGTTATATTAATGCCCGGAGAGTTATTTTATTAGGTTTGCCCGCTCTACTGACAGCACAATTAGGTGTCTATTTAGCAAATATTTTTCCTCCAAAGATAATATTAATTGCTTTTGGTTTGTTACTTTTATTAAATATTTATCTAGTTGAATTACGTAAACGATTAAGTAGAAAAAATGTGCAAAACCAGCCACAAAAATTAAATCCAGTTATAGCTAGAATACTTACTGGTGGCTCTGCTGGTATATTAGCAGGTTTATTTGGTGTTGGTGGTGGCGTAATTATGGTACCACTACAAATTTTATTACTAGCTGAACCAATTAAAGTAGCAATTCAAACTAGTTTAGGTGTAATTGTAATTACTGCTATTTCTGCAACGATAGGACACGCTATTAGCGAGAATATTTTGTTTCTAGAGGGGTTAATTTTAGGATTGGGAGGACTGGTGGGAGTGCAAATTAGTACTCGCTTTTTGCCTAAATTGTCAGACCAATTTGTTAGCTTTGCATTTCGGTTTTTGCTAGCAGTGTTATCAGTTTATATATTTTGGCAAGCTTGGCAAATATAG